In a genomic window of Helianthus annuus cultivar XRQ/B chromosome 10, HanXRQr2.0-SUNRISE, whole genome shotgun sequence:
- the LOC110882259 gene encoding uncharacterized protein LOC110882259, protein MVNADYNEASKIRKPQLSKIEEIRDEAYKCASTYKDKLKKVHDAKLKLFAGKLRSKWMGPNVITRVGRFGDIEIEDVHTQTKQVVNGHWIKPYLEGNDINNPELDKVGYILCPLDEVET, encoded by the exons ATGGTAAACGCAGATTATAATGAAGCGAGCAAGATACGGAAGCCACAATTAAGCAAGATTGAAGAGATTAGAGATGAAGCCTACAAATGTGCATCCACATATAAAGACAAACTTAAAAAGGTTCACGATGCAAA GTTGAAGCTTTTTGCGGGCAAGTTGAGAAGTAAATGGATGGGGCCCAATGTGATTACAAGAGTAGGTCGATTTGGTGATATAGAGATTGAAGATGTTCACACTCAAACGAAACAAGTGGTGAATGGGCACTGGATCAAGCCATACTTGGAGGGAAACGACATTAACAATCCCGAGCTTGACAAAGTGGGCTACATTCTATGCCCGTTGGATGAAGTAGAAACTTGA